In Phycisphaerae bacterium, a single genomic region encodes these proteins:
- a CDS encoding prepilin-type N-terminal cleavage/methylation domain-containing protein — MKRHCFTLIELLVVVAIIAVLVAILLPALSAAREAAQVAGCLSNQRQIGFAVVRYVSDNSGWMVPYGAGPHADAGELANAGPLWYQLLKSDGHLGYEPGRAHVLYCPAEKNMGLDHCTYSINRYASGAPSGSSKPRKLDSYQRSPCDVVLVGDQTVVGGPIDTYWSAFGASAFWWSGYHPSYGLGFSWRRHARNMRVTETEVLGGRIVFLLADGHAQAYEASFPSYYPGMDVWFSSPGSPYPELNPD, encoded by the coding sequence ATGAAACGACATTGTTTTACGTTGATCGAGTTGCTGGTCGTGGTGGCGATCATCGCGGTGCTGGTGGCGATTTTGCTGCCGGCCCTGTCGGCGGCCCGCGAAGCGGCGCAGGTCGCCGGGTGCCTGAGCAATCAGCGTCAGATCGGATTCGCGGTGGTCCGCTACGTCTCGGACAACTCCGGCTGGATGGTGCCTTACGGGGCCGGACCCCACGCCGACGCGGGCGAACTGGCCAACGCCGGGCCGCTGTGGTACCAGCTCCTAAAATCCGACGGCCACCTGGGTTACGAGCCCGGTCGGGCGCACGTCCTGTATTGCCCGGCGGAGAAGAACATGGGCCTCGACCATTGCACGTACAGCATCAACCGCTACGCCTCCGGCGCGCCCAGCGGATCGTCGAAACCCCGCAAGCTCGATTCCTACCAGCGCAGCCCCTGCGACGTCGTTCTCGTCGGCGATCAGACGGTGGTCGGCGGACCGATCGACACGTACTGGTCGGCGTTCGGGGCGAGCGCCTTCTGGTGGTCCGGCTATCACCCGAGCTACGGTTTGGGGTTCTCCTGGCGCCGGCACGCCCGGAACATGCGCGTCACCGAGACCGAGGTGCTCGGAGGCCGGATCGTCTTCCTGCTGGCCGACGGCCACGCCCAGGCCTACGAGGCCTCCTTCCCAAGCTACTATCCGGGCATGGACGTGTGGTTCTCGTCGCCGGGGTCGCCGTACCCGGAGCTGAACCCGGACTAG
- a CDS encoding sugar phosphate isomerase/epimerase: MADKLQLGLIVGLHDDMVTEFRKIEDLGIPTCQVTGTVESYVNFGKLDAIATAMAKTKVDVSAIFMAYDGQTYNTETGPSTDGLIPEEHRARRTEMTLKAADLIKDLGVATVVSHVGFIPDDETDELYTGFLESMKTVAKHLDANDQVYLFETGQELPSTLKRTIDHVGTGNLFVNLDPANLILYGKANPLDAVAILGPWVRGMHAKDGIWPNRDETLGHETRLGDGKVNFPLLLRRLKACGFQGPVTIEREISGPQQIEDIKYAMRFLDPML, encoded by the coding sequence ATGGCTGATAAGCTCCAACTGGGTCTGATTGTCGGGCTGCACGATGACATGGTCACCGAGTTCCGCAAGATCGAGGATCTGGGCATTCCCACCTGCCAGGTCACCGGAACCGTCGAAAGCTACGTGAACTTCGGCAAGCTCGACGCGATCGCCACCGCGATGGCCAAGACAAAGGTCGACGTCAGCGCGATCTTCATGGCCTACGACGGCCAGACCTACAACACCGAGACGGGCCCCTCGACCGACGGCTTGATCCCCGAAGAGCACCGCGCCCGACGCACCGAAATGACCCTCAAAGCCGCCGACCTGATCAAGGACCTCGGCGTGGCCACCGTGGTCTCGCACGTGGGGTTCATTCCCGACGACGAGACCGACGAACTGTACACCGGCTTCCTCGAATCGATGAAGACGGTCGCCAAGCACCTGGACGCCAACGACCAGGTCTACCTCTTCGAAACCGGCCAGGAACTGCCCTCGACCCTCAAGCGAACCATCGACCACGTCGGCACGGGCAACCTGTTCGTCAACCTCGACCCGGCCAACCTGATCCTCTACGGCAAAGCCAATCCGCTCGACGCCGTGGCCATCCTCGGACCGTGGGTCCGCGGTATGCACGCCAAGGACGGCATCTGGCCCAACCGTGACGAGACGCTGGGCCACGAGACCCGCCTCGGCGACGGCAAGGTCAACTTCCCGCTGCTGCTGCGGCGCCTCAAAGCCTGCGGCTTCCAGGGCCCGGTGACCATCGAACGCGAGATCAGCGGCCCCCAGCAGATCGAGGACATCAAGTACGCCATGCGGTTCCTCGACCCCATGCTCTAG
- the melA gene encoding alpha-galactosidase has protein sequence MAKVTFIGAGSLGFARRLIIDVLNCPAMRDTHFCLMDVDPKRLDYTRRIGERIIREQKMPAKVTATTDRREALRDADFVVIMLLAHGVEPIEAEYRIPLKHGIDQCVGDTLGPGGVFRFLRTAPMILDVCRDVMDVAKPNCWVLNYTNPMSMLTWAAYRGCPGIKFVGLCHSVQGTTEMLAKAIDVPYEDVRYWVGGINHQAWVLQFRHKDGTDLYPRLKEALPKSPRNKPGIADGEMVRIMMMQHLGYFVTESSGHNSEYNPWFRKRSDLIEKYTGPDFAGESGFIARAYGKDREGWEKGLEDQVNQADPIDFVRSHEYGSGIINAIWTDAPFRIYGNVRNDGLITSLPEGCCVEVPCLVDGHGVNPCFVGELPPQCAALNRMNVSEHELAVAAFFEHSRERLYQSLYYDPLTAAKLSLPEIRAMADEMIAVETQHGWLPPLR, from the coding sequence GTGGCCAAAGTCACCTTCATCGGAGCGGGCAGCCTCGGCTTCGCCCGGCGGCTCATCATCGACGTGCTCAACTGCCCCGCCATGCGGGATACGCACTTTTGCCTGATGGACGTCGATCCCAAACGCCTCGACTACACCCGCCGGATCGGCGAGCGGATCATCCGCGAGCAGAAGATGCCGGCCAAGGTGACCGCGACCACCGATCGCCGCGAAGCCTTGCGCGACGCCGACTTCGTGGTCATCATGCTCCTGGCCCACGGGGTCGAACCCATCGAAGCTGAATACCGCATCCCGCTCAAACACGGGATCGACCAGTGCGTCGGCGACACCCTCGGTCCGGGCGGCGTGTTTCGATTCCTGCGGACCGCGCCGATGATCCTGGACGTCTGCCGCGACGTGATGGACGTGGCCAAACCCAACTGCTGGGTGCTCAACTACACCAACCCGATGTCCATGCTCACCTGGGCCGCCTACCGCGGATGCCCCGGAATCAAGTTCGTCGGCCTCTGCCACAGCGTCCAGGGCACCACTGAAATGCTCGCCAAGGCCATCGACGTGCCCTACGAGGACGTCCGCTACTGGGTTGGCGGCATCAACCACCAGGCCTGGGTCCTCCAGTTCCGCCACAAGGACGGGACCGACCTCTACCCGCGACTCAAGGAAGCCCTGCCCAAATCGCCCAGGAACAAGCCCGGCATCGCCGACGGCGAAATGGTCCGGATCATGATGATGCAGCACCTGGGCTACTTCGTCACCGAGTCCAGCGGCCACAACAGCGAGTACAACCCCTGGTTCCGCAAACGCAGCGACCTGATCGAAAAATACACCGGCCCCGACTTCGCCGGCGAGTCCGGGTTCATCGCCCGGGCCTACGGCAAGGACCGCGAAGGCTGGGAAAAAGGCCTCGAGGATCAGGTCAACCAGGCCGATCCAATCGACTTTGTCCGCAGCCACGAGTACGGCTCGGGCATCATCAACGCGATCTGGACCGATGCGCCCTTCCGGATCTACGGCAACGTCCGCAACGACGGACTGATCACCAGCCTCCCCGAAGGCTGCTGCGTCGAAGTGCCATGCCTGGTCGACGGACACGGCGTCAACCCGTGCTTCGTCGGCGAGCTGCCTCCGCAGTGTGCAGCCCTCAACCGCATGAACGTCAGCGAACACGAACTGGCCGTCGCCGCCTTCTTCGAACACTCCCGAGAGCGCCTCTACCAGTCGCTCTACTACGACCCGCTGACCGCAGCCAAGCTCTCGCTGCCCGAGATCCGGGCGATGGCCGACGAGATGATCGCGGTCGAAACCCAGCACGGCTGGTTGCCGCCGCTGCGCTAA
- the argH gene encoding argininosuccinate lyase gives MAARKKADAGKPMWHGRFEKEPAERTQAFVESLSFDRRLYKHDITGSIAHARMLEAVGLIKPAERKAIEKGLRAIAERIDRGEFEFATADEDIHMAVEAALIREIGEPGKKLHTARSRNDQVALDLRLYLRDAIDLHLAPAIRSLQSAFLALARKQGELVMPGFTHLQHAQPVVAGAVLLTYVEQLERDRLRLLDCRRRIDCCPLGAAALAGTTLPIDRNHVAGELGFGELCRNSIDAVSDRDFAAEFVFDLALIAVHLSRWAEEWVLWSAPEFGFVVVGEQYCTGSSIMPQKRNPDVLELIRGKSGLVCGQLTGLMTMLKGLPLAYNRDLQDDKRAVFDAYDSVLASLEIAADLVASTSLDGEAMARRLDEGFLEATALAEYLVAKGTPFRQSHQIVGRIVASAEKQGRKLRDLSLDELKAFSENMASDVHRILDSRHVVAAYRSAGSAGVTELRKQINHWKKVLNARN, from the coding sequence ATGGCAGCGCGAAAAAAAGCGGATGCCGGTAAACCCATGTGGCACGGACGGTTCGAGAAAGAACCAGCCGAACGCACCCAGGCCTTCGTCGAATCCCTGAGTTTCGACCGGCGACTCTACAAACACGACATCACCGGCAGCATTGCCCACGCCCGCATGCTCGAGGCGGTGGGGCTGATCAAGCCGGCCGAACGCAAAGCCATCGAAAAGGGCCTGCGGGCCATCGCCGAGCGGATCGACCGCGGCGAATTCGAGTTCGCCACCGCCGATGAGGACATCCACATGGCCGTCGAGGCGGCCCTCATCCGCGAGATCGGCGAGCCGGGTAAAAAACTCCACACCGCCCGCTCGCGCAACGATCAGGTGGCCCTCGACCTGCGGCTGTACCTGCGGGACGCGATCGACCTGCACCTGGCCCCGGCGATCCGCAGCCTCCAGTCGGCGTTCCTGGCCCTGGCCCGGAAGCAGGGCGAACTGGTGATGCCCGGCTTCACCCACCTTCAGCACGCTCAGCCGGTGGTGGCTGGGGCGGTCCTGCTGACCTACGTCGAGCAACTGGAACGCGACCGCCTCCGCCTGCTGGACTGCCGCCGCCGGATCGACTGCTGCCCGCTCGGCGCGGCGGCCCTGGCCGGCACGACCCTCCCGATCGACCGCAACCACGTGGCCGGCGAACTGGGCTTCGGCGAGCTGTGCCGCAACTCGATCGACGCGGTCAGCGACCGCGACTTCGCCGCCGAGTTCGTCTTCGACCTGGCGCTGATCGCCGTCCACCTGTCGCGCTGGGCCGAGGAATGGGTCCTCTGGTCGGCCCCGGAATTCGGCTTCGTCGTCGTCGGCGAACAGTATTGCACCGGTTCCAGCATCATGCCTCAGAAGCGCAACCCCGACGTGCTCGAGCTGATCCGGGGCAAGAGCGGCCTGGTCTGCGGCCAGCTCACCGGGCTGATGACCATGCTCAAGGGCCTTCCGCTGGCCTACAACCGCGACCTGCAGGACGACAAACGGGCCGTCTTCGACGCCTACGACAGCGTTTTGGCGTCGCTCGAGATTGCCGCCGATCTGGTCGCCTCGACCAGCCTCGACGGCGAGGCAATGGCCCGCCGCCTGGATGAGGGATTCCTCGAGGCCACCGCCCTCGCCGAATACCTGGTGGCCAAAGGCACGCCCTTCCGCCAGTCGCACCAGATCGTCGGCCGGATCGTCGCCTCCGCCGAAAAACAGGGCCGGAAATTGCGGGATTTATCGCTGGACGAGTTGAAGGCCTTCTCGGAGAATATGGCCTCGGACGTCCACCGGATACTGGATTCGCGGCACGTGGTCGCCGCCTATCGCAGCGCCGGGTCGGCGGGCGTGACCGAGCTGCGAAAGCAGATCAACCACTGGAAAAAAGTTCTTAACGCAAGGAATTGA
- a CDS encoding LacI family transcriptional regulator, whose protein sequence is MPVVKLNKDRLTYVDVARLAGVAPATVSRVLNNASNVAPRTRARVLKAIRATGYKPLSAARMLARQRHETIGLIFEREHTNSYYGARLMEGISQALTENGLKLAMGAVSWSSRAEEIERLPLLSTVSVDGLILDVAQISGDVDAVVAKLGLPYVYVNLSGSRPCNTIMPDDVAGGETATQYLIDAGHRNIAYIPCYHRLRHSCQADRMKGYVQAMTRASLPPIPLWDEPLKWLYGRDDEYLGRTKLFREKYGVTAIVTHAMFEAVRTLFACYQLGLKAPRDMTIVACDMDPTVWVAPVAIPCVHFDRLEMGKLAVEMLLRRIANSGQDVPTHRYRGKLVEEPRSWRGDGRVDGMSAEEGKKP, encoded by the coding sequence GTGCCGGTAGTCAAGTTGAACAAGGACAGGCTGACGTACGTGGATGTCGCCCGTCTGGCGGGGGTGGCCCCGGCGACGGTCTCGCGGGTGCTGAACAACGCGAGCAACGTAGCTCCGCGGACCCGGGCGCGGGTGCTCAAGGCGATTCGGGCGACGGGGTACAAGCCGCTGTCAGCGGCGAGGATGCTGGCGCGTCAGCGGCACGAGACGATCGGGCTGATCTTCGAGCGGGAGCACACGAATTCGTACTATGGGGCGAGGTTGATGGAGGGGATCTCGCAGGCGCTCACGGAGAACGGGCTGAAGCTGGCAATGGGGGCGGTCTCGTGGTCGTCGCGGGCGGAGGAGATCGAGCGTCTTCCGCTGCTCAGTACGGTGTCGGTGGACGGGCTGATTTTGGACGTGGCGCAGATTTCGGGCGACGTCGATGCGGTGGTGGCGAAGCTGGGATTGCCGTACGTCTACGTGAACCTTTCGGGCTCGCGGCCGTGCAATACGATCATGCCGGACGACGTGGCCGGCGGCGAGACGGCCACGCAGTACCTGATCGATGCGGGGCACCGGAACATCGCGTACATTCCGTGCTATCATCGGCTCCGCCACAGTTGCCAGGCGGATCGGATGAAGGGGTACGTTCAGGCGATGACGCGGGCGAGCCTGCCGCCGATCCCGCTGTGGGACGAGCCCCTCAAATGGCTGTACGGCAGGGACGACGAGTACCTGGGCCGGACGAAGCTGTTTCGCGAGAAATACGGGGTGACGGCGATCGTGACCCATGCGATGTTCGAAGCGGTGCGGACCCTGTTCGCGTGCTATCAACTGGGGCTGAAGGCGCCGCGGGACATGACGATCGTCGCGTGCGATATGGATCCGACGGTCTGGGTCGCTCCGGTGGCGATACCCTGCGTCCACTTCGATCGTCTCGAGATGGGCAAGCTCGCGGTCGAGATGCTGCTGCGGCGGATCGCGAATTCCGGGCAGGACGTCCCGACACACCGGTACCGCGGCAAGCTGGTGGAGGAGCCGCGGTCGTGGCGCGGCGACGGCCGGGTGGACGGCATGTCGGCTGAAGAAGGCAAGAAACCATGA
- a CDS encoding LacI family transcriptional regulator, with translation MKAGTPRSRKRVTCMDVAQLAGVTIGSVSRVLNGAANVTPQVREKVMRAADMLNYRPSAAARMLARQRHETVGLVFEREHVTTLYGAQLMEGICGALTENGLRLATGMVQWKSRVEQVEELPMIRTASVDGLVLDIAQIEGDVDAMAGRLRIPYVLINPSGSRPYNRISPNDEPVAVQATTYLIERGHRRIAYIPCPINVTHSSQADRMNGYAGAMQRAGLPPIPMWDKPLTRKVGGDGEEDDYIVRMRVFHREHRCTAVVCYSYVEAIRMLYSCFQLGLKVPEDVSLIACDHAPQPDITPVPITCFHLDRYEMGRLAVKMLLQRIEENGAAVPSITYDGTFVAGDSVATVRESVEDQS, from the coding sequence ATGAAAGCGGGAACGCCGCGGTCGCGAAAACGGGTCACCTGCATGGACGTCGCCCAGCTTGCCGGGGTGACGATCGGCAGCGTCTCACGGGTTTTGAACGGGGCGGCGAACGTCACGCCTCAGGTTCGCGAGAAGGTCATGCGGGCGGCGGACATGCTGAACTACCGGCCGTCGGCGGCGGCGCGGATGCTGGCCCGTCAGCGGCACGAGACGGTCGGGTTGGTCTTTGAGCGGGAGCACGTGACGACGCTCTACGGGGCCCAGTTGATGGAGGGGATTTGCGGGGCCCTGACGGAGAACGGGCTGCGGCTGGCCACGGGCATGGTGCAGTGGAAGAGCCGGGTGGAGCAGGTCGAGGAGCTTCCGATGATCCGGACGGCATCGGTCGATGGGCTGGTGCTCGATATCGCGCAGATCGAGGGGGACGTGGATGCGATGGCGGGGCGGCTGCGGATTCCTTATGTCCTGATTAATCCGTCGGGTTCGCGGCCGTACAACCGGATCAGTCCCAACGACGAGCCGGTGGCCGTCCAGGCGACGACGTACCTGATCGAGCGGGGCCATCGGCGGATCGCCTACATTCCCTGTCCGATCAACGTGACCCACAGCAGCCAGGCGGATCGGATGAACGGCTACGCCGGTGCGATGCAGCGGGCGGGCCTGCCGCCGATTCCGATGTGGGACAAGCCTCTGACCCGCAAGGTCGGCGGCGACGGCGAGGAGGACGACTATATCGTCCGGATGAGGGTCTTTCACCGCGAGCACCGCTGCACAGCCGTGGTCTGCTACTCGTACGTCGAAGCGATTCGAATGCTGTACTCCTGTTTTCAACTGGGCCTGAAGGTGCCCGAGGACGTCAGCCTGATCGCCTGCGACCACGCGCCTCAGCCGGACATCACGCCGGTGCCGATCACGTGTTTTCATCTCGACCGGTACGAGATGGGCCGCCTGGCGGTCAAGATGCTTCTGCAGCGGATCGAGGAGAACGGGGCGGCTGTGCCCAGCATCACCTACGACGGGACGTTCGTCGCCGGCGATTCGGTGGCGACGGTGCGTGAGAGTGTCGAGGACCAATCATGA
- a CDS encoding DUF1559 domain-containing protein, which translates to MKANRSFTLIELLVVVAIIAVLVAILLPALNAARSHARTISCQSNLRQIGVALAAYSLDHSDLMLPLGKNRLPMDRIWPGYETWPGNYPWDNTWDDWLRFFYMGGDPGHSDYPAGQVTTCPETEVQMGSLNPTFATAGYGMNAMCPPAPILPEAWYGQAYCSQFASRQLTSILTPPSQTVYVVDSSSLSYPGVGYHLDQTWKAILGSNGSWLSAPAQRHPGANGPSFNILFFDFHAGSAPCSQDGGPDHQWNLWQHETWNSGYGI; encoded by the coding sequence ATGAAAGCGAACCGCTCGTTTACGTTGATCGAACTGCTGGTGGTCGTGGCGATTATCGCGGTGCTGGTGGCCATCCTGCTGCCGGCGTTGAATGCGGCGAGAAGCCACGCGCGGACGATTTCCTGCCAGAGCAACCTGCGCCAGATCGGCGTCGCCCTGGCCGCCTACAGCCTCGATCACAGCGATCTGATGCTGCCGCTGGGCAAGAACCGGCTGCCTATGGATCGGATCTGGCCCGGGTACGAGACCTGGCCCGGCAACTACCCGTGGGACAACACGTGGGACGACTGGCTGCGGTTTTTCTACATGGGCGGCGATCCCGGCCACTCCGACTATCCGGCGGGTCAGGTGACCACGTGTCCGGAGACCGAGGTGCAGATGGGCTCGCTGAACCCGACGTTCGCCACGGCCGGTTACGGGATGAACGCGATGTGCCCGCCGGCCCCGATCCTGCCGGAGGCCTGGTACGGTCAGGCGTACTGCTCGCAGTTCGCCTCGCGGCAACTGACCAGCATCCTGACCCCGCCTTCGCAGACGGTGTACGTGGTCGACTCCAGTTCGCTGAGTTATCCTGGAGTCGGCTATCATCTCGATCAGACGTGGAAGGCGATCCTGGGGTCCAATGGCTCATGGCTGTCCGCGCCCGCGCAGCGGCACCCGGGCGCCAACGGCCCGTCGTTCAACATTTTGTTCTTCGACTTCCACGCCGGCAGCGCCCCGTGCTCTCAGGACGGAGGGCCGGATCATCAGTGGAACCTCTGGCAGCACGAGACGTGGAATTCCGGATACGGAATCTGA